Part of the Spiroplasma sp. BIUS-1 genome, CAGGACTTGATATTGAAGTTAGAAGTGAAATTTTTGACACCATCAAAGAAAACGTTGTAAACAAAAACAAAGCAATGATTTTAGTTACTCATATGATGAGTGAAATTGAAGAATTATGTGAGAAGTATATTTATATTCATAACGGAAAAATAAGAGAACAAGGTCTTGTAAAAGATCTTGTAAAAGAATATGGATCAGTACATAACTTTACTTGAAAAAAATTCAAAGAAGAAAAAGCTGCAGATCTTAAAAAGGAAAACTTACAAGCTGATAAAGAGAATAAAAATAAGTTAGATAGAATTATAAATAGTGAAAAAAATAAAGGTAAAAATATACCTTTAATAAAACTTTTGTTAAAGTACTACTATAAAGGTTTTGCAGTGCCATTTTTCTTATTCTTTTTCCCTTTGATTCTTTTATTCTTAGAAGGATTTGTATTTAAAAATATGCAAGATGCTTCGGGAAAACCTGGAGGATTATTGCATAACCTAATTGGTTCTCTAGCTATTATGCAAATAATCGCTGTGGGAATATTTATTATCCCTCAAACTATTTTAGAATTTAAAAATAGTGTTCTTATGAAAAGAATTGGAGCAACAAATATTAAACCGATATTTTTCGTTTTAACAGTAGTTGTTATGGGGATTTTCTTCATGATAGTAGGTTTCTTTTGAACATTACTTTGAGCGGGAATAATGTTTGGTGGGGATTTGGGTTGAGAAAATGTTGCCCTTCCAAAACAGTTTGGACCATCAATACCTTTCTTAATGTTAACTTTAGTTCAATCAGTATCAATGGGGATGATGTTGGCTAGTGTATTTAGATCAACAACAGCATACATAGCTGTTTCAAACGTAATCTACATGCCAATTGCCTTTTTGGGTGGATCATTTTTACCA contains:
- a CDS encoding ABC transporter ATP-binding protein/permease, which translates into the protein MKNEQTEKFISKIDEKSPLIKIENISKLYKNKKALDDVSLIINPGDRIGVIGPNGGGKSTLSEIIGGIRKPTLGKVIRQENMTIGLQFQESKYPIGITVLDMIKYYLETFNIPMTEKELTDILRKFQIDNFKNKFLEGLSGGQQQRVNILLSLIHNPDLVIFDEISTGLDIEVRSEIFDTIKENVVNKNKAMILVTHMMSEIEELCEKYIYIHNGKIREQGLVKDLVKEYGSVHNFTWKKFKEEKAADLKKENLQADKENKNKLDRIINSEKNKGKNIPLIKLLLKYYYKGFAVPFFLFFFPLILLFLEGFVFKNMQDASGKPGGLLHNLIGSLAIMQIIAVGIFIIPQTILEFKNSVLMKRIGATNIKPIFFVLTVVVMGIFFMIVGFFWTLLWAGIMFGGDLGWENVALPKQFGPSIPFLMLTLVQSVSMGMMLASVFRSTTAYIAVSNVIYMPIAFLGGSFLPIDLIMDSPVLRYATYINVFKYCMEPFSNAWGGTFSFDLATGIYLGVSISMIAAFTTTSAMKLKWES